The Carassius carassius chromosome 2, fCarCar2.1, whole genome shotgun sequence genome has a segment encoding these proteins:
- the LOC132110909 gene encoding protein phosphatase 1 regulatory subunit 15A-like, with the protein MVSFTISTHHHLLLLLYQCGLHLFMQSSIVKIRLRLWQVIQRVLHFCASVTELFSLSEIFFFMCVGKNTTMTGELKKSGLEALERPGGEIGDGASEIKDPGVIIMELDDERDSSAIDWDEEDDDEARLSERESDDDEDCETEEEDSEWSDEEDEDEEADSEASAESLELWESFLNSGDPYNPLSFCSSISSRTNTEQCSQIKTQPDTRPEECEPKPKERGAKVCFSDQVTVRPLLAWGFANRAARDGSCWMQMARDRERFRRRAEGIETLLKPCLTAEHRAGVWETLQR; encoded by the exons ATGGTATCATTCACCATTTCCACACATCAtcatctgctgctgctgctgtatcaGTGCGGTTTGCATCTGTTCATGCAGTCGTCCATCGTGAAGATCAGACTCCGTCTGTGGCAGGTCATCCAGAGAGTGCTGCACTTCTGTGCGAGTGTGACCGAGCTTTTCAGCCTTTCAGAGATTTTCTTCTTCATGTGTGTGGGAAAAAACACGACCATGACCGGCGAGTTGAAGAAGAGCGGCCTGGAGGCCTTGGAGAGGCCCGGAGGAGAGATCGGGGATGGAGCTTCAGAAATAAAGGATCCAGGGGTTATTATTATGGAGCTTGATGATGAGCGGGATTCCTCAGCGATTGATTGGGATGAAGAGGACGATGATGAAGCCAGGCTCTCTGAACGGGAGTCTGATGATGATGAGGACTGTGAGACGGAGGAGGAGGACTCTGAATGGTcagatgaggaggatgaggatgaggaagcTGACTCTGAGGCGTCAGCGGAGAGTCTTGAGCTTTGGGAATCGTTCCTGAACAGCGGTGACCCTTACAACCCTCTGAGCTTCTGCTCGTCCATCAGCTCCAGAACGAACACTGAGCAGTGCTCACAGATCAAAACTCAACCTGACACAAGACCAGAGGAGTGTGAGCCCAAACCAAAGGAGCGAGGCGCCAAG GTGTGTTTCAGTGATCAGGTGACAGTGCGCCCCCTGCTGGCCTGGGGTTTCGCGAACAGGGCCGCGAGGGACGGCTCCTGTTGGATGCAGATGGCCAGAGACCGAGAGCGTTTCAGAAGAAGAGCGGAGGGCATCGAGACGCTCTTGAAGCCCTGCCTCACAGCTGAACACAGAGCCGGCGTGTGGGAGACACTCCAGAGATAA